In Tistrella mobilis, the genomic window CAGCCCCAGAACCGGCAGCGACACCCAGCCCTGCGACTTGCCCAGGCTCAACACCCCGATCAGCGAGATGAGCGCGGTGGCGAGCAGAACGAAACCCAGCCCGTCGAAGCGGCCCCCCGCCCCTGCCGGCCGGGCATCGGGCAGGGCCTTCATCGCCAGCCCCATGCCGACGAGACAGACCGGGATCGCCACGAAGAACACCGATCGCCAGCCGGCGAATTCGACCAGCGCGCCGCCCAGGCTGGGCGCCAGCGCCGGCGCCAGCACAACGCCCAGACCGTAGAGGCCCATGGCCGCGCCGCGCTTGTCGGGCGGATACATGCGGAAGATGACCACCATGGCCAGCGGCTGGATCATGCCCGCCGCCGCCCCCTGGATCACCCGGGCGGCGATGGCGGTATGGGCGCCAGGGGCGAAGCCGCCCAGCAGCGCCGCGGCCACGAAGACCGCGATCGCCAGGATGTAGAGCTTGCGGAAGCCCAGCCGCCCCATCATCCACGGGGCCACGGGCATGGCGATGGTATTGGCGGCCAGAAAGCCGGTGGAGAGGCCCTGGGCGACCGTATGGCCGACGCCCATATCGGCCATGAAGGTGGCGAGCGCCACATTGATCAGCGTGGCCGAGAGCACGGTGGCGATGGTGCCGCACATCAGGGCCGCGATGGCGAGGCGGCGCTCCATCGGTGTGATCGCAGGTCCGGCAGTCACCGCCGGCTCCGGCAGTCTGGCCTCGTCGTCGGATCCGTCACGGGGCGCAGTCACCGGTCGCCTCCATGATCGGCATCGGTTATGGCAACCGCCGGTGCCCCCGCCAGCAGACGGTCGGTACGGGCCTGGATCATGTCGAGCAGGGCCAGCGCCTCGACGATGCGCTCTTCGGGCACGTCGCCCAGCAGGTCGTTACGCACCTCGGTGATCGCCTGGCTGATCGTCCGGGTGGCCGGGGCGGCGTTCGGCCCCAGCCGGATCACCTTGCGCCGGCGATCGTCCGGATCGGCGCAGCGTGTCACCAGCCCGTCGGCCTCCAGCCGGTCGAGCAGCCGCACAAGGGTCGGGGCCTCGATCGCCAGACGCTCGGCCAGTTCCCGCTGGGTCAGGGCGCGCGGCTCCGTCGCCACCACATTCATCACCCGCCAACGCGACTGGGTGAGGTTGTGCGGTGCCAGACGCTGGTCGAGCAGCGCCCGCCAGCTGCGCGCCAGACGCGCCACCGTCCAGCCGAGGCGCGCCCTGGGCGGCGCATCCGGGCCGGTGGTGGGAACGGGAACGGTGGAATTGACCGGATCGATGACGGGCAGCATGACCAGCGAGGCCTCACGGAACGGATGAGACCGTTAGCCTAGCAAATCATTCCATTAGGCCACTAACGTTCCTGATGCAGCCCAGGTCCGCGTAGCCGTCAAGGCAATCCGGGCCGCCTCAGGCCCGCATGCGGTTTCGCGCCCGAAGCGCCAGATCCCGCGCGCCCGGTGACTGGGTGCGGCCCAGCTGCTGTTCGATCCGTTCCCGCTCGCGCTGCAGCAGCGCAACCAGCTGGGCGCGGCGCTCGGGCGTCATCCGGCTGTCGATCGCAGCGATGCTCAACGCCGCCTCGGGCTCCCCGCGCCGGTTCAGGATCGGCACCGCCACGGCGCTCATCCCCGCCACGATCAGGCCGTCGTTGAAGGCATAGCCCTGGCTGCGGGTCTGGTCGACCAGGGCCAGCAGGCGCTGAGGCTCGAAGCGCGGCGCATAGGAATTCACCCGCCCGGCATTCACGTCGATGATCGAGCGGATCTCGTTCAGATCGGGCTGGAAGGCGAGCAGCGCCAGGCTGCCGGCGCCCACGCCCAGCGGCCGCCGGTCGCCGACCGCCAGGGTCAGGGTGCGGATCGGGAAGGCGCCTTCCTGCCGCTCCACGCAGATCGCATCGAAGCCGGAGCGGACCGAGAGATAGGCGGTATCGCCCGAGGCTTCCGCGATGCGCAGAACCGCCGGCGCCGCGATCTTGCGGATGCCGAAGCGTTCGGCGGCAACGGATCCCAGGGCAAAAGTCTCCACCCCCAGGTGATAGCGGCGGCTGCCCGGGTCCTGATCGACCAGGCCCTCGCGCATCAGCACCAGCAGCAGGCGGCGCACGGTCGGCTTGTTCAGGCCGCTGTCGGCGACCACGTCGACCAGCCGCGCACCGCCGGCATCGCGCCGGGCCAGGATGCGCAACAGGCTGATCGCACGCTCCACCGACTGGGTTCCGGTCGGGGCGGCAGGTGCCGCAGCGGGGACCGCGGGTCCACGGCGGGCGGGGGCGGCACCACGGGCGGGTGCGCCCGTCAGGGTCTCGGGCATGGTGACACGTTTCCTCCGGTGGTCTCCGGGCTGCCTTCGAACGGGCCGCTCACGGGGAAGGTCGCGAGGGTGCGCCAAGTCGTCCACGATGGTCCACTATGTGGACGTCTTGCCATTCCTCTTGTCGAATGATGTCTCCGTTACGTCAATTTGACAACGGAACAGATGATTTGTAGCTTGGTCTTGAGCGAAAAGCCCAATCCACATGATGGACTGGCCACATGATGGACCGAAGAGTGACGTCCACATGAAGGACCCCGCCGGGAGCAACACCGGCACACGCTCAAAACGCGGGGCGTCCCCCCGCGGCCTGGATAACGAGCAGAACATGCTGCCCGGCCTGCGTCGCCCGAGACGCGGGCCAAGGGCGCTTCCGGGGAGGAAAAACCGGTGACGACCGATCCCGTATCGGCGCCGCCTGCCGCAGACAACGGCAGGCGCCGGCGCCTTGTTGACCATCACGCTATGATGTGGCGCATTCGCGCCTTCGAACGGGCCGCCGAAGCGGGGCTCGCCAACGGTCATGTGGCGGGTGCCGTGCACATGTCCATCGGCCAGGAAGCCGTGGCCGCGGGCGTTTCCGCCCATCTGATCAAGGCGGATGTGATCGCTTCCACCCATCGCGGCCACGGCCACAGCATCGCCAAGGGCGCCGATCTTCACGGCATGATGCTGGAACTCTATGGCCGGGCCGGCGGTTCCTGCGGCGGCAAGGGCGGCTCCATGCACATCGCCGATTTCGATGTCGGCATGCTGGGGGCCAATGGCGTGGTCGGGGCCGGCCTGCCGATCGCCGTGGGTGCCGCGCAGGGGCTGCGCCTGCTGGGCCGCAATGCGATCGCGGTCTGCTATTTCGGCGACGGCGCGGCCAATCGCGGGCCGTTCCTGGAATCGCTCAACTGGGCGGCGGTGTTTCGCCTGCCGGTCCTGTTCGTGTGCGAGGACAACAGCTGGTCGGCCACGACCCGCACCGCGACCATGAGCGCCGGCCCCGGCATCGCCGCCCGTGCCGAGTCTCTGGGCGTGCCGGCGGTCAGCATCGACGGCAATGATGTCGAGGCGGTGGATGAAACCGCCGGCCGGCTGATTGCCGATATCCGCGCCGGCGGCGGGCCGCGGCTGCTGCATGCCCGCACCTACCGGCTGAAGGGCCATACCGTCACCGACCCCGCCCCCTATCGCCCGGCGGAAGAGGTGGCGGCACGGTGGGAAGACGATCCCATCGCCCGCAATGCCGCCGAGTTGAAGGCGCTGGGCCTGGACGAGGACGAGATCGCGGCCATCGAGATCGCCGAAACCCGCCGCATCGCCGAGGCGGTCGCCGCCGCCCTGGCCGCCCCCTTCCCCGAAACCGCTGCCGCCTTCGACGACGTCCAGGATGTCGGCCGCCCCGCCCCCGGGGCCGAGCGCGGCCTTGCCCACCCCCTTCCGGCGGAGCATGCAGCATGAGCGGGTTCACCTATATCGAGGGCGCCCGCCGGGCGCTGGCGGAAGAGCTGGAACGCGATCCCAGGGTCTGGGCATTGGGCGAGGATCTGGGCCGCGGTGGCGTGTTCAAACAGTATGACGGCCTGCAGGCCCGCTTCGGCGAGACCCGCGTCGTCGACACCCCCATCTCCGAGGCGACGATCATGGGCGCCGCGGTCGGGGCCGCCCTGGTCGGCAGCCGGCCGGTGGTCGAGATGCGCTTCTCGGATTTCGCCCTCTGCGCGGTCGACGAGCTGGTCAATCAGGCGGCCAAGAACCGCTTCATGTTCGGCGGCCAGGGCCGGGTGCCGCTGGTTGTCCGCCAGCCGATCGGTGTCTGGCGGTCTTCGGGCGCCCAGCATTCGCAGTCGCTGGAAAGCTGGTGGGTGCATATTCCGGGCCTGGTGGTGACGGCACCCGCCACCCCGGCCGATGCCTATGCCCTGCTCAAGGCCGCGATCCGCTGCGACGACCCGGTGGTGCATCTTGAACACAAGGCGCTCTGGCCGCTGTCGGGGGCGGCGCCCGAAAGCGACGCTCCGGCGGAACTCGGCCGGGCGGCGATCCGGCGCCCCGGCCGCGACGTCACCATCGTCGCCTGGTCCGCGGCAGTGCACGAGGCGCTGGAAGCGGCCCGCCTGGCGGCAATGGAGGGCGTCGAGGCCGAGGTGATCGATCTGCGCAGCCTCTGGCCCTGGGATGCCGATTGCGTGCTGTCGTCGGTTGCCCGCACCCGTCGGCTGATCGTGGCGCAGGAGGCCGTGCGCGATGCCGGCTTCGGGGCCGAGATCGTCGCCACCGTCACCGAGGCGCTGGGCGACCGGCTGGAGGCGAAACCGGTCCGCCTGGGTGCCCCACGCATCCCGGTCGGCTATTCGGCGCCGCTTGAAGCCGCCTACCGGGTCGGCCCCGACAACATCGCCCGGGCGATCACCGGCATGGCTGCCTGATCCCCGACAACGCTCCATCGCCTCACTCAGGCGGTGGCCGGATATCGATCCCCGGTACCTTCCCCCGGGCAGGCCCGACGCTCTCCCCCGAGCCCCTCCCTGCCCGACCGGTGATCCACCCGCCGGTGATCCGGCCACGGCCTGCGGCGTTCCGGCAGACGCCCGCCTCCCGCGTCCTCCCTCCGCGCGGGGCCGGGCGCCGGAACGCAAAACCGCCGGCATCCTTTCCCCCAGGATGCCGGCGGTTCTTTTTTCAGCGAAGTCCGGTTACCCGGCCGAGGCGATCTTCGGCTTGTCCACCGCTGCGGGCACGGGCGCGAAGGTCGGACGGCCGTTGCGCCACGCGGCCTCGGTGCGGTTGATCGCCTGGGTGAGCGTCGCGACCGTCGGGGCCTCCAGCGCCTCGGGCAGCGGATCGGCGCCGATCGACAGGAACAGGCGGCCGAAGGCATTGTTGGCGTCGGCGAAGGCCAGATCGCGACGCAGCTGGCTCTGCACCGACGCGAGTTCGGTCTGGATCACCTGCAATTCGCCCAGGCTGGTGCCGGCCGCCGCCTTGGCCTGCTCCAGGATGCGGGCATCCAGATCGGCCAGTTCGCGGGCGGTCTGATACTGGATCCGCGCCTCGTCGTAATTGGTCTGGGCGACATGCACCTGGGCCAGCACCGCCATGCTGATCGCCATGCGCCGGGCGTCGACCACGTCCTCATTCGCCTCGGCAACCGCCATGGCACCGGGGATGCGCAGGATGTTGAGCAGGTTCCAGGTGACCTTCACGCCGTAATCGGCCCAGTCGTTGTTCACCAGATACTTATTGCTGTCGTAATGGGCGCCGAGATCAAGCTCGATGCCCGGCAGCAGCCGCAGCAGCGCCTTGCGGGTTTCCTGTTGCGAGATGCGGGTCTGATAGTCCAGCTCCCGCACCTCGGGCCGGTTGGCCAGTGCCAGCACTTCCAGCTGTTCGCCGGTCGACGTCACCGGCGGCAGGCTGGCCTGGGTTTCGGGCGCCTCCAGGGTAAAGTCGTCACCCGGGCGCAGATTGATCAGCGCGGCCAGCTCGGTCTTCGCCAGGCGCAGTTCACGCTTCTGCGCCTGAAGCTGGCGCAGGGCATCCAGCAGGCCGCGGCGATAGGTCAGCGCCTCGGTGGGCGCCCTCAACTGCTGGCGCTCGATCTGGGCGGACGAGGCGAGCGCCGTCTCGATCCGGGTCATCAGCGGGTCGATGCGCGAGAGCACCCGCTCTGCCGCCACCGCCCGCCAATAGGCCGAGCGGACGTCCTGGATGATGGTATGGACCACCCGGCGACGCTGTTCGGCGGCGATCAGCGACCGGTCGGCATTCTGCTGGGCGGTGACGTAAGAGACGCCGAAATCGAGGATGTTCCACGACATGTTGAGATCGGCGACCCGGCGGTTGCGCTCGGTCGAGGTCGACGGCACCAGCGATTCGGTACCGGTCGCAACGTTCTCGCTGCTGGATGCCGAAACATTGTCACGCCCGACGAAGCCCGCCGAAGCGGCAAGCGACGGCAGCATGTCCCAGCGCGACAGATCCAGCTGCCGCTGGCTCAGCGCCTGCTCCATGGTACGGAGCCGGCCGTCGAGATTGTAGAGGATGGCCCGCGCCATGGCCTCGTGCAGGCTCAACCGGCCGGTCACGGGCTCCTGGTTCGAGAACATCCGTGCGAGATCGGCCGAAATCCGCGCCTGGGTCATCTCCGGCGCGATCGGCTCTGGCGTCGCGGTGCACCCCGCCAGCAGCGCTGCGGCGAGCATGCCCGCCACCGCCTTGCGGCCGTGCCGCCCGATCCCGTTCATTGCTGCCTGCCCCCGCATATGCTCACCCCGTCTGTCCGCGGTCGATCTGCCGCGCGTCATGATCGTCGATACCGTCCCGAAATGGCCGGCGGGCCGGTCACGGCCCGCCGTCACAGTCGTCCTGTCAGCCACGCGCGACCCTCACCGCAGGCCCCTGTCCCAGTGCCCCGGCCAGGGCCTCGACCTCTCGGTCGAAGCTGGCTGCCGCCTGCCGGAGGCTGGCAGAGAAGCCGGCCTCCGCCAAGACCGCATCGGTCGCGGCCGCGTCACCATCGATCAGCCGGGCCAGCAGCACCAGATCGGGCTCGATCCAGGCCAGCGTATCATCCGCGGTCTGGCCACGAAGCTCCGCGCCCTGCTGCCCCTCACCCGCCTGCTCGCCTTCGACGTCTTCCGCATCCGGCGTGGCCGGCTGCGGCAGCGCTTCGGCCGGGAAGACGACCGGCGGACCGGCCTCTGCCGGCACCGGCTCACCCTCGCGCACCACATTGACCACCACCTTGTCGACCGACACGCCGGTCGCCGCGATGGCGTCCACCTGACGCAGCAGGTCGCCGAAGAAGGTGGTGACCAGTTCGCTGTTGAAGGTGGTGTCGATGGCAAGATCCGAGATCAGGCTGCGGGCCATCAGCGCGGTGTAGTCACCCAGGATCCGGTCCCGCTCGAAGCCCGAGGCGGCCCGATGGGCCTCGCGGGCATATTCGACGATCGCGGTTTCGTAGAAGCGATCGCGCAGCACCAGCTCGATGCGGCCGAAGGTGGACTCGGCAAGCGTGACATCCGGCGGGATGGGGATGACCACCGCAACCGGCACCTCGTTCTCTTCCGGCACGACGTCGATCGGGATCGGCTCGATCGCGATGGTCAGCGTGACCGGCGTGCTCTCCAGCGCACCGTCGCCTGCCGTCACGGTCACGGTCTCGACGAAGTCCGGCCGGCCCGGGGCGCCGGCAGCGGCGGTATCGTCATTCGGCCGATAGACCAGCCGGCCCGCGGCGATGTCGGCGGCCGACACCGTGAAGCCCGCGCTCTGCGCCACGCCGTTCAGATAGAAGGTGCCGTAGCTGGTCTCGCCGTCGAAGCGGAAGACCAGCGCATCACCATCCGGATCCGTCGCCTCCAGCACCGAGCCGTCGATCACCACCTGGCCGGTGGCCAGGATCCGGACGGTATCGGGGTCGGCCAGAACCGGCGCCTCGTTGACATCGGTAACCGCCAGGTCGACCACGCTGCGGGCGGTGATGCCGCCGGCATTGGTGACGCTGATCACCAGCCGGACCGAGCCTTCGGTTTCGTGGTCGAGCGACACGCCGTCCTTCAGCTTCAGCATCTGGACGCCATCCACCTCGACAATCTCGAAGCGATCGTCGTCGACCGTCCAGGTGACATCGCCGGGCACGCCGGTATCGTCGACCGAGACCTGGCCGATGATGCCCCCGGCCGCGTTCTCGGCCACGCTGCCGCCATCCAGCACCGGTGCGCTCGGGCTCTCATCCACATCGCCGACCGTGATGGTCACGCTGCGGCTGGCGGTCAGCCCGCCCGCATCGGTGGCGGTGAGGACAAGATCGATGGTGCCGTCCGTCTCGTGGTCCAGCGCCACGCCGTCCTTCAGCTTCAGGACCAGCGCGCCGTCGACCTCGATCACCTCGAAGCGGGCATCGTCGACCGTGACGGTGACGGTGTCGCCCAGATCGGGATCGTCGACAGTGACGCCGCCGACCACGCCGCCGGGCTCGTTCTCACCGACCCGATCGTCGAGCAGCACCGGCGCCGAGGGGGCCTCGTTCACGTCGCCGACCGTGATCACCACGGTCGTGCTGGTGGCAAGGCCCGTGGCGTCGGTTGCGGTCAGCACCAGCGTCACGGTCGGCTCACCCTCGTGATCGAGCGAGAGGCCGTCCTTCAGCTTCAGCTGGCCGTCGACGATTTCGAAGCGGGTATCGTCGACGGTGACGACCGGCGCCTCGCCCACATCCGGATCCCCGGCCGTGACCGTGCCGATCACCGCACCGGCGGCATTCTCGGCCACCGTCGCGCCATCCAGAACCGGCGCCGTCGGGGCCTCGGCCACGTCGGTCACCAGCACCTCGATCGTCCGGCTGGTCGAGAGACCGCCACCATCGGTGACGGTAAGCGTCAGCGTCACCCCAAGCTCTGCCTCGTGGTCGAGCGACACGCCGTCCTTCAGCTTCAGGACCAGCGCGCCGTCGCGTTCCACCACCTCGAAGCGGGCATCGTCGACCGAGACATCCAGGCTGCCGAAATCGCTCGCTGCCGTATCCGGGTCGCTGACGGTGATGGTGCCGACCACCGCACCCGGCGCGTTCTCGGCGACGGTGCGGTTGTCGATCACCGGCACCGCCGGCGCCTCGTTCACGTCCCCGACCGCGATCACCACCGCGGCACTGCGGCTGCCCTCGATGGTGGTCGCCGTGATCACCAGCGTGATCCGGTCGGCCGCCTCGTGGTCGAG contains:
- a CDS encoding TolC family protein translates to MNGIGRHGRKAVAGMLAAALLAGCTATPEPIAPEMTQARISADLARMFSNQEPVTGRLSLHEAMARAILYNLDGRLRTMEQALSQRQLDLSRWDMLPSLAASAGFVGRDNVSASSSENVATGTESLVPSTSTERNRRVADLNMSWNILDFGVSYVTAQQNADRSLIAAEQRRRVVHTIIQDVRSAYWRAVAAERVLSRIDPLMTRIETALASSAQIERQQLRAPTEALTYRRGLLDALRQLQAQKRELRLAKTELAALINLRPGDDFTLEAPETQASLPPVTSTGEQLEVLALANRPEVRELDYQTRISQQETRKALLRLLPGIELDLGAHYDSNKYLVNNDWADYGVKVTWNLLNILRIPGAMAVAEANEDVVDARRMAISMAVLAQVHVAQTNYDEARIQYQTARELADLDARILEQAKAAAGTSLGELQVIQTELASVQSQLRRDLAFADANNAFGRLFLSIGADPLPEALEAPTVATLTQAINRTEAAWRNGRPTFAPVPAAVDKPKIASAG
- a CDS encoding thiamine pyrophosphate-dependent dehydrogenase E1 component subunit alpha, with protein sequence MMWRIRAFERAAEAGLANGHVAGAVHMSIGQEAVAAGVSAHLIKADVIASTHRGHGHSIAKGADLHGMMLELYGRAGGSCGGKGGSMHIADFDVGMLGANGVVGAGLPIAVGAAQGLRLLGRNAIAVCYFGDGAANRGPFLESLNWAAVFRLPVLFVCEDNSWSATTRTATMSAGPGIAARAESLGVPAVSIDGNDVEAVDETAGRLIADIRAGGGPRLLHARTYRLKGHTVTDPAPYRPAEEVAARWEDDPIARNAAELKALGLDEDEIAAIEIAETRRIAEAVAAALAAPFPETAAAFDDVQDVGRPAPGAERGLAHPLPAEHAA
- a CDS encoding MarR family transcriptional regulator, whose amino-acid sequence is MLPVIDPVNSTVPVPTTGPDAPPRARLGWTVARLARSWRALLDQRLAPHNLTQSRWRVMNVVATEPRALTQRELAERLAIEAPTLVRLLDRLEADGLVTRCADPDDRRRKVIRLGPNAAPATRTISQAITEVRNDLLGDVPEERIVEALALLDMIQARTDRLLAGAPAVAITDADHGGDR
- a CDS encoding DHA2 family efflux MFS transporter permease subunit, translated to MTAPRDGSDDEARLPEPAVTAGPAITPMERRLAIAALMCGTIATVLSATLINVALATFMADMGVGHTVAQGLSTGFLAANTIAMPVAPWMMGRLGFRKLYILAIAVFVAAALLGGFAPGAHTAIAARVIQGAAAGMIQPLAMVVIFRMYPPDKRGAAMGLYGLGVVLAPALAPSLGGALVEFAGWRSVFFVAIPVCLVGMGLAMKALPDARPAGAGGRFDGLGFVLLATALISLIGVLSLGKSQGWVSLPVLGLVVLCVAAATAFLAWEKRVTRPLMDLKIYRAPGFAAAALCSMTLGLGLFGSTYLLPLLLETARGMSPAEVGLAMAPGGFAMAMMFPIAGRLADRMPARPQVMIGLGCFALHAVLITWAEFSAGFWVIAGIMAFGRMSLALVMPALSAGGLRLLGESQVAQGAAALNVGRQFGGAVGVAILAVVLETAEAALPGQTMEAFAITLMVMAGFGLTAMFVALRLPGRV
- a CDS encoding IclR family transcriptional regulator; this encodes MPETLTGAPARGAAPARRGPAVPAAAPAAPTGTQSVERAISLLRILARRDAGGARLVDVVADSGLNKPTVRRLLLVLMREGLVDQDPGSRRYHLGVETFALGSVAAERFGIRKIAAPAVLRIAEASGDTAYLSVRSGFDAICVERQEGAFPIRTLTLAVGDRRPLGVGAGSLALLAFQPDLNEIRSIIDVNAGRVNSYAPRFEPQRLLALVDQTRSQGYAFNDGLIVAGMSAVAVPILNRRGEPEAALSIAAIDSRMTPERRAQLVALLQRERERIEQQLGRTQSPGARDLALRARNRMRA
- a CDS encoding alpha-ketoacid dehydrogenase subunit beta — protein: MSGFTYIEGARRALAEELERDPRVWALGEDLGRGGVFKQYDGLQARFGETRVVDTPISEATIMGAAVGAALVGSRPVVEMRFSDFALCAVDELVNQAAKNRFMFGGQGRVPLVVRQPIGVWRSSGAQHSQSLESWWVHIPGLVVTAPATPADAYALLKAAIRCDDPVVHLEHKALWPLSGAAPESDAPAELGRAAIRRPGRDVTIVAWSAAVHEALEAARLAAMEGVEAEVIDLRSLWPWDADCVLSSVARTRRLIVAQEAVRDAGFGAEIVATVTEALGDRLEAKPVRLGAPRIPVGYSAPLEAAYRVGPDNIARAITGMAA